One genomic region from Lycorma delicatula isolate Av1 chromosome 1, ASM4794821v1, whole genome shotgun sequence encodes:
- the Clic gene encoding chloride intracellular channel protein 5 isoform X1 encodes MSEDSNQNGTENGVVPEIELIIKASTIDGRRKGACLFCQEYFMDLYLLAELKTISLKVTTVDMQKPPPDFRTNFEATPPPILIDNGLAVLENEKIERHIMKNVPGGHNLFIQDKEVATLIENLYSKLKLMLLKKDDVSTNSLMSHLRKISEHLGQKGTRFLTGDTMCCFDCELMPRLQHIRVAGKYFRDFEIPEELRYLWRYMLHMYQLDAFTQSCPADQDIINHYKLQQGMKMKKHEELETPTFTTSIPIEVSLED; translated from the exons GCATCCACAATTGATGGCCGAAGGAAAGGGGCTTGTTTATTTTGTCAAGAATATTTTATGGATTTGTATCTTTTGGCGGAACTAAAAACAATAAGTCTCAAGGTAACAACAGTGGATATGCAAAAGCCTCCTCCTgatttcag GACAAACTTTGAAGCTACTCCACCTCCAATTTTGATTGATAACGGGTTAGCTGTATTAGAGAATGAAAAGATTGAACGACATATAATGAAAAATGTGCCAGGTGGACATAACTTATTCATACAGGACAAGGAAGTTGCTACacttatagaaaatttgtatAGT AAATTGAAGTTAATGCTCCTCAAGAAGGATGATGTAAGTACAAACAGTTTAATGTCACATCTTCGAAAAATCAGTGAACACTTGGGCCAAAAAGGTACCAGATTTTTGACTGGTGACACTATGTGTTGCTTTGACTGTGAATTGATGCCTCGTCTTCAGCATATAAGGGTGGCAG gaaAGTACTTTAGAGATTTTGAGATACCAGAAGAGCTGAGGTATCTGTGGCGTTATATGTTGCATATGTATCAGCTAGATGCCTTTACACAGAGCTGCCCAGCTGATCAGGATATTATCAACCATTACAAATTACAACAA ggaatgaaaatgaagaaacatGAAGAACTTGAAACTCCAACGTTTACAACATCCATCCCCATTGAAGTGTCCCTTGAGGACTAA
- the Clic gene encoding chloride intracellular channel protein 5 isoform X2, whose product MDLYLLAELKTISLKVTTVDMQKPPPDFRTNFEATPPPILIDNGLAVLENEKIERHIMKNVPGGHNLFIQDKEVATLIENLYSKLKLMLLKKDDVSTNSLMSHLRKISEHLGQKGTRFLTGDTMCCFDCELMPRLQHIRVAGKYFRDFEIPEELRYLWRYMLHMYQLDAFTQSCPADQDIINHYKLQQGMKMKKHEELETPTFTTSIPIEVSLED is encoded by the exons ATGGATTTGTATCTTTTGGCGGAACTAAAAACAATAAGTCTCAAGGTAACAACAGTGGATATGCAAAAGCCTCCTCCTgatttcag GACAAACTTTGAAGCTACTCCACCTCCAATTTTGATTGATAACGGGTTAGCTGTATTAGAGAATGAAAAGATTGAACGACATATAATGAAAAATGTGCCAGGTGGACATAACTTATTCATACAGGACAAGGAAGTTGCTACacttatagaaaatttgtatAGT AAATTGAAGTTAATGCTCCTCAAGAAGGATGATGTAAGTACAAACAGTTTAATGTCACATCTTCGAAAAATCAGTGAACACTTGGGCCAAAAAGGTACCAGATTTTTGACTGGTGACACTATGTGTTGCTTTGACTGTGAATTGATGCCTCGTCTTCAGCATATAAGGGTGGCAG gaaAGTACTTTAGAGATTTTGAGATACCAGAAGAGCTGAGGTATCTGTGGCGTTATATGTTGCATATGTATCAGCTAGATGCCTTTACACAGAGCTGCCCAGCTGATCAGGATATTATCAACCATTACAAATTACAACAA ggaatgaaaatgaagaaacatGAAGAACTTGAAACTCCAACGTTTACAACATCCATCCCCATTGAAGTGTCCCTTGAGGACTAA